The following coding sequences lie in one Thermomicrobium sp. 4228-Ro genomic window:
- a CDS encoding ABC transporter permease — protein sequence MHALLAQAQMELRLTLRSGEGLLVTLIVPPALLVFFAALHLAPSGYTRPIDFLLPSMLALAVMSIGLVSLGIRTAYERHYGVLKRLGATPLGRGRLIGAKILSVLAVEVLQLLLLGGAAFLFGWRPTGALAVALVTLLLGTAVFASLGLFIAGTFRAETTLGLANGLYVLFILLGGVAWPLDRLPGPIALVGLVLPSNALASALRASLSPEPSWPLPQLGMLALWTALILLVARRTFRWE from the coding sequence ATGCACGCGTTGCTGGCACAGGCACAGATGGAACTCCGACTCACGCTGCGCAGCGGAGAAGGGCTGCTCGTCACGCTGATCGTCCCACCGGCGCTGCTCGTCTTCTTCGCAGCACTCCATTTGGCACCGAGCGGATACACGCGTCCCATCGACTTTCTGCTCCCGAGCATGCTCGCCCTGGCAGTGATGTCGATCGGGCTGGTGAGCCTCGGGATCCGCACGGCGTACGAGCGCCACTACGGCGTACTCAAACGGCTTGGTGCAACCCCATTGGGACGCGGGCGCCTGATCGGTGCCAAGATCCTGTCCGTTCTCGCGGTCGAAGTGCTCCAGCTCCTCCTCCTGGGAGGTGCCGCCTTCCTCTTCGGATGGCGTCCCACTGGCGCTCTCGCCGTCGCACTGGTCACTCTACTCCTCGGCACAGCCGTTTTCGCCAGTCTCGGCCTCTTCATCGCTGGCACGTTCCGCGCCGAGACAACGCTCGGCCTGGCCAACGGCCTGTATGTCCTCTTCATCTTGCTCGGAGGCGTCGCCTGGCCGCTCGACCGGCTTCCCGGGCCGATCGCGCTCGTCGGGCTCGTCCTCCCCTCCAATGCGCTGGCGAGTGCGCTCCGGGCGTCGCTCTCACCGGAACCGAGCTGGCCCCTGCCCCAACTCGGCATGCTCGCTTTGTGGACCGCACTGATCCTGTTGGTCGCGCGACGGACCTTCCGCTGGGAGTGA
- a CDS encoding molybdopterin-dependent oxidoreductase, giving the protein MSRGRAVSLFLQGAVVGLLWGIVALLAEFGFGHPGIVGRLLEGLTRLVPLGVQNWALGSGEAWTKVAALLALLFVGAVATGAVVVLAGSSPQRRVPVVVVYAGAVGLLQVFASATHAFLLAVSLADTMLLGIGLVAVTEPGAVREQVGRRQFVRGFAALGLVVGAVGAARALWLLRARSQPPAAVDERGLPPPLTPISDFYVVSKNLGDPDVSLASWRLEVRGQVQRQLVLDMAALRQRPATRQIVTLECISNDVWGPYISNGEWVGIPLRDILLEAGPIEPVVDVVFTAADGYSDSIPFSLALEPSVLLAYALNGEPLPREHGFPLRLVVPGIYGMKNVKWITGIELSPTDYRGFWQQRGWSDVAIVQIHSRIDTPRGGATVPVGREVFIGGIAFAGDRGIARIELSTDGGESWREAEREQPLSPYSWVRWWTWWQPPAPGRYRLVVRAWDGQGNLQVEDERPPLPDGATGWHRITVEARAGA; this is encoded by the coding sequence ATGAGCAGGGGGCGAGCGGTCTCGTTGTTCCTGCAGGGGGCGGTTGTCGGTCTCCTCTGGGGCATCGTGGCGCTCCTTGCCGAGTTCGGGTTCGGACATCCCGGGATCGTGGGTCGACTGCTCGAGGGGCTCACGAGGCTTGTGCCGCTGGGCGTCCAGAACTGGGCACTCGGATCGGGGGAAGCCTGGACGAAAGTGGCCGCGCTCCTCGCCCTGCTCTTCGTCGGTGCGGTCGCGACCGGTGCTGTGGTGGTTTTGGCTGGGAGCAGCCCGCAGCGCCGCGTACCGGTGGTCGTGGTCTACGCGGGTGCTGTTGGGCTCTTACAGGTCTTTGCTTCGGCAACGCATGCATTCCTGCTCGCGGTCTCCCTCGCGGATACGATGCTGCTGGGGATCGGACTCGTCGCGGTCACCGAGCCGGGAGCTGTACGCGAGCAGGTCGGACGGCGACAGTTTGTCCGAGGGTTCGCTGCTCTCGGGCTGGTAGTCGGTGCAGTCGGCGCAGCCCGTGCCCTCTGGCTACTCCGCGCACGTTCGCAGCCACCGGCCGCCGTCGATGAGCGGGGGTTGCCACCACCGCTCACACCGATCAGTGATTTTTACGTCGTTTCCAAGAATCTCGGCGATCCTGACGTCTCGCTGGCTAGCTGGCGCCTGGAAGTCCGGGGGCAGGTACAGCGGCAACTCGTCCTCGATATGGCTGCCCTGCGGCAGCGCCCGGCGACGCGGCAGATCGTGACACTGGAATGCATCAGCAACGACGTCTGGGGACCATACATCAGTAATGGCGAATGGGTCGGGATACCGTTACGCGACATCCTTCTCGAGGCAGGGCCGATCGAACCGGTGGTCGATGTCGTGTTCACTGCAGCCGACGGGTACAGCGATTCGATCCCGTTCTCCCTCGCGCTGGAGCCGAGCGTTTTGCTCGCCTACGCGCTGAATGGGGAACCGCTGCCGCGGGAGCATGGCTTCCCGCTGCGACTGGTCGTTCCCGGGATCTATGGCATGAAGAATGTGAAGTGGATCACCGGTATCGAATTGAGTCCGACGGACTATCGTGGATTCTGGCAGCAGCGCGGCTGGAGCGATGTGGCGATCGTCCAGATTCACTCTCGGATCGATACGCCGCGTGGTGGTGCGACGGTACCAGTCGGTCGCGAAGTCTTTATCGGTGGCATCGCGTTCGCTGGTGATCGAGGTATCGCGCGCATAGAGCTCTCGACCGATGGCGGGGAGAGTTGGCGGGAAGCGGAGCGGGAGCAACCGCTGTCGCCCTATTCGTGGGTCCGTTGGTGGACCTGGTGGCAGCCTCCGGCCCCTGGCCGGTACCGCCTCGTCGTGCGAGCCTGGGATGGACAAGGCAACCTGCAGGTGGAGGATGAGCGTCCCCCACTACCGGACGGCGCGACCGGCTGGCATCGTATCACGGTGGAGGCCCGGGCAGGCGCCTGA
- the tsaA gene encoding tRNA (N6-threonylcarbamoyladenosine(37)-N6)-methyltransferase TrmO, which translates to MTQTAFQLVPIGIVHSPIADRRMMPPEGVEAEIEVFPEFAEGLLRIEENTHIWVLGWFHDADRARLELVRPEYEPARRRRGVFGLRSVARPNPIALTATRLLSVEGRRLRVARLDFVDGTPVIDLKRYSPSWDCIFAARSSRDRYLIDLASPERLAEYEMEAANFHGEQCVWVALAARLVQYLALSWNVRPKDDRLMVTVSLADELRHLADALQALTGATFGNGRLAVTGESVVRFSLENQQLSVRPKVPSDMGLATVRTMPLEHLVVVTP; encoded by the coding sequence GTGACCCAAACGGCGTTCCAGCTCGTCCCGATCGGCATCGTCCATTCACCGATCGCCGATCGGCGGATGATGCCGCCCGAAGGGGTGGAAGCGGAAATCGAAGTCTTCCCCGAGTTCGCCGAGGGGTTGCTTCGTATCGAAGAGAACACGCACATCTGGGTGCTCGGCTGGTTTCACGATGCCGATCGTGCCCGGCTCGAGCTGGTCCGTCCTGAGTACGAGCCAGCACGACGTCGGCGCGGTGTCTTCGGTCTCCGTTCCGTCGCCCGGCCGAATCCGATCGCGCTCACCGCGACGCGCTTACTCTCCGTCGAAGGAAGGCGGCTCCGGGTGGCACGTCTCGACTTCGTGGATGGGACACCGGTCATCGATCTCAAACGGTACTCGCCGAGCTGGGACTGCATCTTCGCGGCGCGGAGCTCGCGAGATCGATATCTCATCGATCTTGCCAGTCCAGAGCGCCTCGCTGAATACGAGATGGAAGCAGCCAACTTTCACGGTGAGCAGTGCGTCTGGGTCGCGCTGGCGGCACGGCTCGTGCAGTACCTCGCACTATCCTGGAACGTACGCCCCAAGGACGATCGTCTGATGGTGACTGTCAGTCTCGCCGACGAACTCCGTCACTTGGCTGACGCACTGCAGGCGCTCACCGGTGCCACGTTCGGGAACGGGCGGCTGGCGGTGACCGGCGAGTCGGTCGTGCGCTTCAGCTTGGAGAATCAGCAGCTCAGCGTGCGACCGAAGGTGCCGAGCGACATGGGTCTCGCGACGGTGCGGACGATGCCGCTCGAACACCTCGTTGTGGTGACACCCTAA
- a CDS encoding 50S ribosomal protein L25 has product MAEHPVITCERREVIGKKVKRVRRQGKTPGVISGPVVSEPLPIAFDTRDFERVYHQAGLARLVDLVVDGTTYPVFIREVAVHPVTREILNVEFYAPDLARPVTVTVPVVTVGSVSPDVVGVVTVQTPELAIRALPTAVPEHIEVDLGLLSPERTAIHAGEIPLPAGVELDTDPDVVVVVVEEAEEVEAAEEAAHVLAEETGDRLRAVEQGAAPVHERELRES; this is encoded by the coding sequence ATGGCAGAGCATCCTGTAATCACCTGTGAGCGCCGTGAAGTCATCGGGAAGAAGGTGAAGCGAGTTCGACGTCAGGGTAAGACTCCGGGCGTCATATCCGGGCCGGTCGTGTCCGAACCCCTGCCGATCGCTTTCGATACGCGCGATTTTGAACGGGTCTATCACCAGGCTGGCCTGGCTCGCCTGGTCGATCTCGTCGTCGATGGCACAACGTATCCCGTCTTCATCCGGGAAGTCGCCGTCCATCCAGTGACGCGCGAAATCCTGAACGTCGAGTTCTACGCGCCGGACCTGGCACGACCGGTGACGGTGACAGTTCCGGTCGTCACCGTCGGGTCGGTGTCACCGGACGTGGTCGGTGTGGTGACGGTTCAGACGCCGGAGCTGGCGATCCGGGCTTTGCCGACTGCCGTGCCGGAGCATATCGAAGTCGACCTCGGTCTCCTCTCGCCGGAGCGCACCGCGATTCACGCTGGTGAGATTCCGCTCCCCGCGGGAGTCGAGCTCGACACGGACCCGGATGTGGTGGTCGTGGTGGTGGAGGAGGCCGAAGAGGTCGAGGCTGCCGAAGAAGCAGCGCATGTTCTGGCTGAAGAGACCGGCGATCGCTTGCGGGCAGTAGAACAGGGCGCTGCCCCGGTGCACGAGCGCGAGCTGCGCGAGTCCTAA
- a CDS encoding MFS transporter codes for MQVMQHVQVKVPVGSFWVLRLLLFASFFDLFVQYPIAAPYASALGASPALVGAIVAAYSVSNLLGNVVAGIALDRFGRFPLLVAGALTTAAVVAAYTLARTPAQLLSLRLLHGLTVAALAPGTFALSGDLAQGDRRARAMGANGAVIALAAIIAPALAGIVQERTGFATVFLLDALVLAVAGSLVLAAGRSLRRLESARGGRAQSPSSALTALRALTVPYGALLLFAFALGTFVTGLPEQLHALGIAPSIRGAAFSTYGLVAAGVMVSPIASRLIRRAWRLGTAIGSLSIAIGLGLAGTGSAVSTVERAVLSGAAFFGLGFGFLFPALTTEVARRTEPGQRGRAFGVFYALYSLGVIGGSLVAGWLSERAGADSGWPLWIGAAVALCGVAFPLLERCRSALPAA; via the coding sequence ATGCAGGTGATGCAGCACGTTCAGGTAAAGGTGCCGGTTGGGAGCTTTTGGGTCTTGCGCCTGCTGCTCTTCGCGTCGTTCTTCGACCTGTTCGTCCAGTATCCGATCGCCGCTCCCTATGCTTCCGCGCTCGGTGCCTCTCCAGCGCTGGTCGGAGCGATCGTCGCTGCGTATTCTGTGAGCAATCTCCTGGGAAACGTCGTAGCCGGTATCGCGCTCGATCGCTTCGGTCGCTTCCCACTGCTCGTCGCCGGTGCTCTCACCACCGCCGCTGTCGTCGCTGCCTACACGCTCGCCCGGACACCAGCTCAGCTTCTCAGCCTCCGGTTGCTCCACGGATTGACGGTGGCAGCGCTCGCACCGGGAACCTTCGCGTTGTCGGGTGACCTGGCTCAGGGAGATCGCCGTGCACGTGCGATGGGAGCGAACGGTGCAGTCATCGCGCTCGCGGCGATCATCGCTCCTGCTCTCGCTGGTATCGTGCAGGAGCGAACTGGATTCGCGACGGTCTTCCTTCTCGACGCGCTCGTCCTCGCTGTGGCAGGTTCGCTCGTGTTGGCCGCCGGTCGATCGCTTCGGCGCCTCGAGTCAGCTCGTGGTGGCCGCGCGCAGTCACCATCCAGTGCACTGACGGCCCTTCGTGCTCTGACGGTTCCGTACGGTGCTCTTCTGCTCTTCGCCTTCGCACTCGGCACCTTCGTGACTGGACTCCCCGAACAGCTTCATGCCCTGGGTATCGCTCCCTCGATTCGTGGCGCGGCGTTCAGTACCTACGGACTGGTTGCAGCCGGAGTGATGGTGAGCCCGATCGCGAGCCGTCTCATTCGGCGAGCCTGGCGGCTCGGAACTGCTATCGGCTCGCTCTCGATCGCCATCGGACTCGGTCTCGCCGGTACGGGATCGGCCGTCTCGACCGTCGAGCGCGCGGTGCTCAGCGGTGCAGCGTTCTTCGGTTTGGGCTTCGGATTCCTCTTCCCTGCTCTGACGACCGAAGTCGCTCGCCGTACCGAACCTGGACAACGAGGCCGCGCCTTCGGGGTCTTTTATGCCTTGTACTCACTCGGTGTGATCGGGGGATCGCTGGTCGCTGGCTGGCTCAGCGAGCGTGCTGGAGCGGACAGCGGGTGGCCTCTCTGGATCGGGGCAGCGGTCGCGCTCTGCGGTGTCGCGTTCCCGCTCCTCGAGCGATGTCGGTCGGCCCTTCCAGCTGCATGA
- a CDS encoding TetR/AcrR family transcriptional regulator: protein MSTTSAARERVQAAAERLFAERGYKAVTLRDIAQELGIRQASLYYHFPGGKEELYVTVTERNLRAHRDGLEQAIASAGASLESSLRAILQWLAAHAPVDVGRMLLADLPAISEEPRKRLTELVTECLVQPIEQLLKAAHERGEARSVQPRFAALAILSLAEALHAHARLTGKEATELVETALPMLLDGLRA from the coding sequence GTGAGCACGACGAGCGCTGCACGCGAGCGGGTTCAAGCAGCAGCGGAGCGATTGTTCGCGGAACGTGGCTACAAAGCGGTGACGCTCCGCGATATCGCGCAGGAACTCGGGATTCGCCAAGCGTCCCTGTACTACCATTTTCCAGGCGGGAAAGAGGAACTGTACGTCACGGTCACTGAGCGGAACCTGCGGGCCCATCGTGACGGTCTCGAGCAAGCGATTGCCAGCGCTGGGGCGTCGTTAGAGTCGAGCCTCCGGGCAATCCTGCAATGGCTCGCAGCTCATGCACCGGTCGATGTCGGCCGAATGCTGCTGGCAGACCTCCCAGCTATCTCGGAGGAACCGCGCAAGCGGCTCACCGAGCTGGTGACCGAGTGTCTGGTCCAGCCGATCGAACAGCTCCTGAAAGCAGCGCACGAGCGCGGAGAGGCACGGTCGGTTCAGCCGCGCTTCGCGGCCCTCGCGATTCTCTCGCTGGCCGAGGCATTGCATGCGCACGCGCGGCTAACCGGGAAGGAGGCGACCGAGCTCGTCGAGACAGCCCTTCCCATGCTGCTCGACGGACTCCGTGCCTAG
- a CDS encoding CpXC domain-containing protein, with translation MSDHDQDVVTAPDLPTEFSEIEMRCPPCNAVWSAPVARRVNVRTHPDARLGILLKTMHWTRCPVCKQPRAIDTIFEYYDPDQRLLVQVRPEWEYHAGGGEDWYWARYEDLVLKYHDVDVRVDVVFGLDQLIEKYLGGEEAVREARERWEARRKAGED, from the coding sequence ATGTCGGACCACGACCAGGATGTTGTTACAGCACCTGATCTCCCGACGGAATTCAGTGAGATCGAAATGCGCTGTCCGCCTTGTAATGCCGTCTGGTCAGCACCCGTCGCCCGGCGAGTGAACGTCCGAACGCACCCAGACGCACGGCTGGGCATCCTCCTCAAGACGATGCATTGGACACGCTGTCCCGTCTGCAAGCAGCCGCGCGCAATCGATACGATTTTCGAATACTACGATCCGGACCAGCGGCTTCTCGTTCAAGTTCGACCGGAGTGGGAATATCATGCTGGCGGTGGCGAGGACTGGTACTGGGCACGCTACGAGGATCTCGTCCTGAAGTATCATGACGTCGATGTCCGTGTCGACGTCGTCTTCGGTCTCGATCAGCTTATCGAAAAATATCTCGGTGGCGAAGAAGCGGTACGAGAAGCGCGTGAACGCTGGGAAGCCCGTCGGAAAGCTGGGGAGGACTGA
- a CDS encoding phytoene/squalene synthase family protein produces MPVTERESRSPLTNFSSFAAQTAPPRSQVPSEQILARYGRSFWLASRFLPADIRRDVTTIYAFFRYLDDLADTDTVEQGLAAQVLQQWYQWVVSGLASSSPEPTLAKAVAGVYRRYHIPTAYTADLISGILSDITPRQIRTRDELYRYCYQVGGTVGLTLAPVLGVRCDTGQAAANALGIAMQLTNITRDLGEDLRRQRLYLPTEDLSRYGIELRSLYHLAQTFSPPTPQLQMVVRLQITRARQIYERARIGYRCLPERVRFGIIAAAEIYAAILRAIERNRFDTVRVRAIAGYDDKLCALLRAWQAHLDLRRQGDQPCRTCGRFCATR; encoded by the coding sequence ATGCCCGTCACTGAGCGAGAGTCGAGAAGTCCGTTAACTAATTTTAGCTCTTTCGCCGCGCAGACCGCTCCGCCCCGGAGCCAGGTTCCGAGCGAACAGATCCTCGCTCGGTACGGACGGAGTTTTTGGCTCGCTAGCCGCTTTCTTCCGGCCGACATCCGCCGTGATGTCACGACTATCTACGCCTTCTTCCGTTATCTCGATGATCTCGCCGATACCGATACCGTCGAGCAAGGTCTCGCCGCGCAAGTTCTCCAGCAATGGTACCAGTGGGTCGTCTCGGGTCTCGCGTCGAGCAGTCCGGAGCCGACACTCGCCAAGGCGGTCGCTGGTGTCTATCGACGGTACCATATCCCAACAGCTTATACGGCTGACCTCATTTCGGGCATACTCTCTGATATCACGCCTCGCCAGATTCGCACCCGCGATGAGCTCTACCGGTACTGCTACCAGGTCGGCGGGACCGTCGGCCTGACCTTGGCACCCGTGCTCGGTGTTCGGTGTGATACTGGACAAGCTGCCGCGAACGCACTCGGGATCGCGATGCAGCTCACCAACATCACGCGCGATCTCGGTGAGGACCTCCGCCGCCAGCGCTTGTATCTCCCGACCGAAGACCTGTCCCGCTACGGTATCGAGCTGAGGAGCCTCTATCATCTCGCTCAGACGTTCAGCCCACCGACCCCGCAGCTCCAGATGGTCGTTCGCCTGCAGATCACCCGTGCCCGACAAATCTACGAACGAGCACGGATCGGCTACCGCTGTCTCCCCGAGCGGGTACGCTTCGGCATCATCGCTGCAGCAGAGATCTATGCAGCCATCCTCCGTGCCATCGAACGGAATCGTTTCGACACCGTCCGTGTCCGGGCCATTGCCGGGTATGACGACAAGCTCTGTGCATTGCTCCGAGCGTGGCAGGCTCATCTCGACCTACGGCGTCAGGGGGACCAACCGTGTCGAACCTGTGGACGATTTTGCGCAACTCGCTGA